In Palaemon carinicauda isolate YSFRI2023 chromosome 18, ASM3689809v2, whole genome shotgun sequence, a genomic segment contains:
- the LOC137658049 gene encoding uncharacterized protein — protein MASPAPPPSRMASPASHPPHMASPAPPQTHSISSPSSPTHDTPAPPPQRMASPAPPPSRMASPAPPPPRMASPASHPPHMASPAPPPPRMTPQPLLPTHASPAPSPPRMAFPASPPPRMASPASHSPHMAFPAPPPPRMASPSLSSPTHGISSPFSPTHSISSPSSPTHDTPAPPPQRMASPAPPPSRMASPAPTPPRMASPASHPPHMASPAPPPPRIASPAPPPPRMTPQPLLPNAWHLQPLLPHAWHLQPLLPHAWHLQPLIPHTWHLQSLLPHA, from the coding sequence AtggcatctccagcccctcctcccTCACGCATGGCATCTCCAGCCTCTCATCCCCCACACAtggcatctccagcccctcctcAAACGCATAGcatctccagcccctcctcccccaCGCATGACACCCCAGCCCCTCCTCCCCAACGCATGGCATCTCCAGCTCCTCCTCCCTCACGCATGGCATCTCCAGCCCCACCTCCCCCACGCATGGCATCTCCAGCCTCTCATCCCCCACACAtggcatctccagcccctcctcccccaCGCATGACACCCCAGCCCCTCCTCCCAACGCATGCATCTCCAGCCCCTTCTCCCCCACGCATGGCATTTCCAGCCTCTCCTCCCCCACGCATGGCATCTCCAGCCTCTCATTCCCCACACATGGCATTTCCAGCCCCTCCTCCCCCACGCATGGCATCTCCAAGCCTCTCATCCCCCACACATGGCATCTCCAGCCCCTTCTCCCCCACGCATAGcatctccagcccctcctcccccaCGCATGACACCCCAGCCCCTCCTCCCCAACGCAtggcatctccagcccctcctcccTCACGCATGGCATCTCCAGCCCCTACTCCCCCACGCATGGCATCTCCAGCCTCTCATCCCCCACACAtggcatctccagcccctcctcccccacgcatagcatctccagcccctcctcccccaCGCATGACACCCCAGCCCCTCCTCCCCAACGCAtggcatctccagcccctcctccctcacgcatggcatctccagcccctcctcccccaCGCATGGCATCTCCAGCCTCTCATCCCCCACACATGGCATCTCCAGTCCCTCCTCCCCCACGCATAG